AAGCCCCTGCCCCGCGCAACAATGCCCCACGCGATGCAAGGCCCGCGGCCAAGCAGAACTTTGCCCCGCGCAAACAGGAACAACCGTCAACCGGCGGTTTTGGTGCAGCCCTTCTGGAAGCGATGAAGAAGAAGTAGCCAAGTGCGACAGCGCAGCCCCTCATTCTGAGGGGCGACTTGAGCTTCGCGAAAGGCGCCGTCTCGAAGGACGAGGGGCGGCTCAAAAAACATAATAGATGCATTTCCCCTCGTCCTTCGAGACGCCGTTTTCAACGGCTCCTCAGGATGAGGGTGGTGGCGGCAAAAAACTTTTCAAAAACGCTATATCTTATTCCCGATTGGAAAACCGGTTGAGACTTTTCTCACCGGCATATCATCGGTGGGAATGATCCAGCCACCGCGAATGGCGATGCGAACCTCATCGCCTTCTTCCAATCTCACTGGGTCGCGCACCTCAAAATGCAGCTGGATATCTGGTTTTGCGATAGAGTGTGCTTCGATGCGTGAACCACCACCGCGATAGATCGAACGTTTCACGCGCACCGGAATGCCGCCGGTTTCAGTCAACTGCAAATCCTCGGCCCTGACACAGAACTTTGCATTCGCACGTGGCATTTCAATGCCAGAACAACGCACCTGCGCACGGCTTCCCAGCACCAGCGCCTCGCAATGCCCCTGCTGCGCGAAGGAAAGTACCTCCGCAGGCAAAACCATGCCGTGAGCGATAAAGGACGCGACCATTTCGCTCGCAGGTTCTTCATAAAGCTTGCGTGGTGTGTCGAACTGTTGAAGCTTGCCATGATCAAGCACTGCGATACGATCCGCGAGCGCCATGGCCTCAGCCTGATCGTGGGTGATGTAGATAATCGTCGTGCCGGTACGCTTGTGGAATGAGGCAAACTCATCTTCCATCGAAGCGCGCAGATGCACATCGAGATTGGCAAGCGGCTCATCGAACAGCACCAGCGATGGTGCAGCCACAAGACAACGAGCCAGTGCCACACGCTGCCGCTGACCACCAGACAAATTAGCCGGGCGACGATCACCGAAACCATCGAGATCGACCAGCGCCAGGGCTTCCTTCACACGGCGTTCGCGCTCGGCCTTGGTAACCTTTGCCACGCGCAGACTATAACCGACATTTTCGGCAACCGTCATATGCGGCCATAGCGCGTAATTCTGGAAGACAATGCCGACTTGCCGCTTTTCCGGCGGCACATTACCGTCAACATGCGAGACGCGCTTTTCGCCGATATGAATTTCACCACCATCAAGCTCTTCAAAACCTGCAATCATGCGCAAAAGAGTGGTCTTCCCACAGCCTGAAGGTCCAAGAATGGCAACAAACTCGCCGTCCTTCACGTCCAATGACACTTCAGACAGAGCCTGAAATTCATTGAAAGTCTTGGAAACCTGATCAATTTTCAGTCGCGCCATGGCAGCACTCCATTTGGAAGACGTCGCGCAAACAGATTGGTTGCAAGCATCAGTATGAATGTTACCGCAACGGCCAAAATGGAAATGGCCGCTGCATAAGCGGAATCCCCGGCTTGCTCAAAAGAGAACATAACTACGCCCAACGTCTCTGATCCTGACGCCCAGAGAAGCGCGGAAACGGTCAGTTCGCAAAAGGCAGTCATGAATATGAGCACACCACCTGCAAGCGTAGCCGGAGCCACCAGCGGAAATATAATGGTTCGCAGACGATAGAAAAGTCCAGCGCCTGCAATTCGGGCCGCCTCCTCCAGTGCTCGGTCGATCTGGTGAAGGCCAGCCACCGTTGGCCGCAAGGCCAGCACGAAGAAGCGCGCAAGATAGGCAAACAGGATGATCCAGATCGTATTGTAGAGACTGACACCTACGACCGGAAACGGCTTCAGGAACAATAACAAGCACGCAATCGCCAGCACCACACCGGGCAATGCGTAAGGCATCTCGGCTGCAAAGTTGAGGATCGGCGTCCAGCGTCGTTTGCGCCATGCCAGCATATAGGCAAGCGGGACGGCAAGCAGAATCGCAAAGAGAGCCGCTGCCAGTGAAAGCATTATGCTGTTCACAAAAGCCCGCGCGGCACCCCCATGTTCAAGCATAACAAAGCGGAAGTTTTCTGACGTTGCGGTCGCAAATGTCAGCGGCACGCCATAAGCGGGAACAAGAGCGGACAGCGTGAGCCCGATAAGCGGCAGAAACAGCACAATAATGATGAGCAGCCACGCGGCAATTTCTGCCAACAAACGCCATGAGCCAAGTGCGAAAGGCGCAGATGGTAGCGAGGTTGAAACAATGCGGAAATCACGTCTGCGCGTCGCATAATCCTGTGCCGCGATCCCCGCCATGGCAATCAATCCGATCAGCACAGAAAGCACAGCAACGCTGGACAGCACAGCAGGCCCACCGCCTGCAAGACGTTGATAAATCAACGTGGGCAAAACCAGATAGTTGGACGGAATGCCGAGAAATGCCGGAATGCCGAAATTACCAACGCAGGAGACAAAAGCCAGTGCAGCAGCACCAATGATTGAGGGCGTCATTAGCGGCAGAATGATCGTGCGCAGAACCGTCCATTTACTGGCACCGGCACTTAAGCCCGCTTCGACCAGCTCACGTGGTAGCTTTCGCAGGCCTGCACGCACGATCAGAAATACCAGTGGGCCATATTGCACCCCCAGCAGAAAGATGATGCCCCATACCGAATAGAGCGGATTGCGACTACCGAGCGGCGGAGCCATACCAATGATTTTAAGAAGCTGGCTCGATGGCCCAAACAGTTGCAGC
This sequence is a window from Ochrobactrum quorumnocens. Protein-coding genes within it:
- a CDS encoding ABC transporter ATP-binding protein, whose protein sequence is MARLKIDQVSKTFNEFQALSEVSLDVKDGEFVAILGPSGCGKTTLLRMIAGFEELDGGEIHIGEKRVSHVDGNVPPEKRQVGIVFQNYALWPHMTVAENVGYSLRVAKVTKAERERRVKEALALVDLDGFGDRRPANLSGGQRQRVALARCLVAAPSLVLFDEPLANLDVHLRASMEDEFASFHKRTGTTIIYITHDQAEAMALADRIAVLDHGKLQQFDTPRKLYEEPASEMVASFIAHGMVLPAEVLSFAQQGHCEALVLGSRAQVRCSGIEMPRANAKFCVRAEDLQLTETGGIPVRVKRSIYRGGGSRIEAHSIAKPDIQLHFEVRDPVRLEEGDEVRIAIRGGWIIPTDDMPVRKVSTGFPIGNKI
- a CDS encoding ABC transporter permease; this translates as MRMFRDIQGRDAALIIGITLIVAVLSLLPMARLLVELVAPQGKFSTSVLVETLGNQSTWVATWHSLQIGIGGTLLALVFGIAAALLVGLTNMRGRNVFVLFYVTPLLIAPQVTALAWLQLFGPSSQLLKIIGMAPPLGSRNPLYSVWGIIFLLGVQYGPLVFLIVRAGLRKLPRELVEAGLSAGASKWTVLRTIILPLMTPSIIGAAALAFVSCVGNFGIPAFLGIPSNYLVLPTLIYQRLAGGGPAVLSSVAVLSVLIGLIAMAGIAAQDYATRRRDFRIVSTSLPSAPFALGSWRLLAEIAAWLLIIIVLFLPLIGLTLSALVPAYGVPLTFATATSENFRFVMLEHGGAARAFVNSIMLSLAAALFAILLAVPLAYMLAWRKRRWTPILNFAAEMPYALPGVVLAIACLLLFLKPFPVVGVSLYNTIWIILFAYLARFFVLALRPTVAGLHQIDRALEEAARIAGAGLFYRLRTIIFPLVAPATLAGGVLIFMTAFCELTVSALLWASGSETLGVVMFSFEQAGDSAYAAAISILAVAVTFILMLATNLFARRLPNGVLPWRD